In Arthrobacter sp. UKPF54-2, the following are encoded in one genomic region:
- a CDS encoding LysR family transcriptional regulator translates to MINPVHLRTLVEVVRLGSFAAAATRLGYTASAVSQQMSALERDTGVALFQRSARSVLPTEAAVVMTRHAAKVLTDIDTLMAAAARTHESTSQELRLGIFPSLATYVLPRILQNPAWRKLGIELRVSVAEPGQTIQGLRTGGELDVALVYQVGQSGLAWPHTVNRQWIGDDDFRVVLPAAWGIGPESKVAADHLSDMPWIMHHPGTSDATVIERLFASCNLHPRVVAYSDDFHASLEMAAAGLGAALVPELALLHRPPGVVVLDVPEIRLARNVFALLPKEQLTAQVQLFVELLADTLHKLGTTRRD, encoded by the coding sequence TTGATCAACCCCGTGCATCTCCGAACGCTCGTGGAAGTGGTCCGGCTGGGCTCCTTCGCGGCGGCCGCCACACGGCTCGGCTACACGGCCTCGGCGGTGTCGCAGCAGATGTCCGCGCTGGAGCGGGACACCGGGGTGGCCCTGTTCCAGCGCTCGGCCCGGAGCGTCCTTCCCACGGAGGCCGCCGTCGTGATGACCCGGCACGCGGCCAAGGTCCTTACCGACATCGACACGCTGATGGCGGCGGCGGCCCGGACGCACGAGAGCACCAGCCAGGAGCTCCGGCTGGGTATTTTCCCGTCCCTGGCTACCTACGTCCTCCCCCGCATCCTGCAGAACCCGGCCTGGCGGAAGCTCGGCATCGAGCTGCGGGTGTCCGTGGCCGAACCGGGCCAGACCATCCAGGGTCTGCGCACCGGCGGCGAACTCGACGTCGCCCTGGTCTACCAGGTGGGCCAGTCGGGCCTGGCCTGGCCGCACACGGTGAACCGGCAGTGGATCGGCGACGACGACTTCCGGGTGGTGCTGCCCGCCGCCTGGGGCATCGGCCCGGAGTCCAAGGTCGCGGCCGACCATCTGTCCGACATGCCGTGGATCATGCACCACCCGGGCACATCGGACGCCACGGTGATTGAGCGGCTCTTCGCCAGCTGCAACCTGCACCCGCGCGTGGTGGCGTACAGCGACGACTTCCACGCCAGCCTGGAAATGGCGGCCGCCGGCCTCGGCGCGGCGCTGGTCCCGGAACTGGCCCTGCTGCACCGGCCCCCGGGGGTGGTGGTGCTGGACGTCCCCGAAATCCGGCTCGCCCGCAACGTCTTCGCCCTGTTGCCCAAGGAGCAGCTCACGGCCCAGGTCCAGCTGTTCGTGGAACTGCTCGCAGACACCCTGCACAAGCTGGGTACCACGCGCCGGGACTGA
- a CDS encoding cyclopropane-fatty-acyl-phospholipid synthase family protein — protein MSGALASTIADVLRPLVGGELPVRLIVWDGSEAGPAGAPVVRLKSPDAIRRLLWAPGELGAAQAYVTGELDVDGDLNAALEHLWKVVRDRGLSGIRPTPAVLAGVARIAREAGALGAPPEPPASQARVKGRLHSLIRDRAAISHHYDLSNDFYALILDPQMAYSSGYWMDSRGNAAPSYGLEEAQRDKLDLVCRKIGLRPGMRLLDVGCGWGSLSLHAAQHYGVDVVGVTLSVEQKAFIDARIRERGLEGRMEIRVQDYREIPDGPFDAVASLEMGEHVGQRNYPVYAAALFNNVDPGGRVLVQQMSRRGKHPGGGPFIESFIAPDMHMRPVGETLGFLENAGLEVEAVEAMRRDYVRTLEAWYARFEQNHDAAVAMMGQEIVRVWRLYLVGALRSFAEGRMGVEQILCSRPE, from the coding sequence ATGAGCGGGGCCCTGGCAAGCACAATCGCGGACGTCCTCCGGCCGCTGGTCGGCGGCGAGCTGCCCGTCCGGCTAATCGTGTGGGACGGCAGCGAGGCAGGCCCCGCCGGCGCCCCGGTCGTTCGGCTCAAGTCCCCGGACGCCATCCGCCGGCTGCTCTGGGCGCCGGGGGAGCTGGGCGCGGCCCAGGCGTACGTCACCGGCGAACTGGACGTCGACGGCGACCTTAACGCGGCCCTCGAGCACCTGTGGAAGGTGGTCCGGGACCGCGGCCTGTCCGGGATTCGCCCCACCCCGGCCGTGCTCGCCGGCGTCGCCCGGATCGCCAGGGAAGCCGGAGCCCTGGGCGCCCCGCCCGAGCCGCCGGCCAGCCAGGCCCGGGTGAAGGGACGGCTGCACAGCCTGATCCGCGACCGCGCGGCCATCAGCCACCACTACGACCTCAGCAACGACTTCTACGCGCTGATCCTGGACCCGCAGATGGCCTATTCGAGCGGGTATTGGATGGATTCCCGGGGGAACGCCGCCCCCAGCTACGGCCTCGAAGAGGCCCAGCGGGACAAACTCGACCTGGTCTGCCGCAAGATCGGGCTCCGGCCCGGGATGCGGCTGCTCGACGTCGGCTGCGGCTGGGGCTCCCTGAGCCTGCACGCCGCCCAGCACTACGGCGTCGACGTCGTCGGCGTCACGCTCTCGGTCGAACAGAAGGCGTTCATCGACGCCCGGATCAGGGAACGCGGCCTTGAGGGGCGCATGGAGATCAGGGTGCAGGACTATCGCGAGATTCCGGACGGCCCGTTCGACGCCGTCGCCTCGCTGGAGATGGGCGAGCACGTGGGGCAGCGGAACTACCCGGTGTACGCCGCCGCGCTGTTCAACAACGTGGACCCCGGCGGCCGGGTGCTGGTGCAGCAGATGTCCCGGCGCGGCAAGCACCCCGGGGGCGGCCCGTTCATCGAGTCGTTCATCGCTCCGGACATGCACATGCGCCCGGTGGGGGAGACCCTGGGGTTCCTGGAGAACGCCGGACTCGAGGTCGAGGCCGTCGAGGCGATGCGCCGCGACTACGTCCGGACCCTCGAGGCCTGGTACGCGCGGTTCGAGCAGAACCACGACGCCGCCGTCGCGATGATGGGCCAGGAGATAGTCCGGGTCTGGCGGCTGTACCTGGTCGGTGCGCTGCGCAGCTTCGCCGAGGGCCGGATGGGCGTGGAACAGATCCTCTGCAGCCGTCCGGAGTAG
- a CDS encoding DUF1365 domain-containing protein, whose product MSGNAAIYRTSIAHVRRTPLKNAFTYRSYSWYVDVDSLPKLPRWLAPLAGFSAADHLGDPDGTLRGNVERYLATQGITLDGGRITLLASARVFGHVFNPLSLFWCHDAAGDLRCVVAEVHNTYGERHCYLLETDEASRATVPKAFYVSPFNDVEGQYRMKLPEPGERLAVSIVLEREGQKPFVATMDGVRSEATVPNILAAALAVPLAPLRVAAQIRWQGIKLWARRLPVIKRPHHPSQEAVQ is encoded by the coding sequence ATGAGCGGCAACGCAGCGATTTACCGCACCTCGATCGCGCACGTGCGGCGCACCCCGCTCAAGAACGCCTTCACCTACCGCAGCTACAGCTGGTACGTCGACGTCGACTCCCTGCCGAAGCTGCCGCGCTGGCTCGCGCCGCTGGCCGGCTTCTCCGCCGCGGACCACCTGGGCGACCCGGACGGGACGCTGCGCGGCAACGTCGAGCGTTACCTCGCCACGCAGGGCATCACCCTCGACGGCGGCCGGATCACCCTGCTGGCCAGCGCCCGCGTCTTCGGCCACGTCTTCAACCCGCTGAGCCTGTTCTGGTGCCACGACGCCGCCGGGGACCTGCGCTGTGTGGTCGCCGAGGTCCACAACACCTACGGGGAGCGTCACTGCTACCTGCTGGAGACCGACGAAGCCAGCCGGGCCACCGTGCCCAAGGCGTTCTACGTCTCGCCGTTCAACGACGTCGAAGGCCAGTACCGGATGAAGCTTCCAGAGCCCGGCGAGCGGCTGGCGGTCTCGATCGTCCTGGAGCGCGAGGGACAGAAACCCTTCGTCGCCACCATGGACGGCGTCCGCAGCGAAGCCACCGTGCCGAACATCCTGGCCGCGGCGCTCGCCGTCCCGCTGGCGCCGCTGCGGGTCGCAGCGCAGATCCGCTGGCAAGGCATCAAGCTTTGGGCACGCAGGCTGCCCGTCATCAAGAGACCACATCACCCCTCACAGGAGGCAGTCCAGTGA
- a CDS encoding NAD(P)/FAD-dependent oxidoreductase gives MQQAASIPDGRRVAVIGSGVAGLTAAYVLNRRDRVTVFEADARLGGHAHTHDVPQADGSVLGIDTGFIVHNERTYPTLLRLFRELGVQTQDSEMSMSIRCDGCGLEYAGARGGARGIIPRPSTLLRGRYLKMLLEVGRFYRRARALLAEADADGAAKAGIPELTLGEFLDREKFSSYFIVHFMTPVVSAVWSCDPTTALAYPARYLFTFLGHHGLLGVKGSPQWRTVTGGSRSYVDKLAATLPDIRLAAPVARVRRHASGVDITTENGTETTETFDAVVIATHPAQALRMLADASPAEREALAGMPYSVNHTVFHRDDAVLPASDNAKASWNYRLPSCDARPDRVLVSYDMTRLQRLEPADGKRYIVSLGESELIGDGTVLEQMVYEHPQYTPASLRAQQQILGLGDSRLAFAGAYHGWGFHEDGALSGVRAAARLGRDWEDRVAGPQAAELQTSLEGA, from the coding sequence GTGCAGCAAGCAGCAAGCATCCCGGACGGACGGCGCGTTGCCGTGATCGGCAGCGGGGTGGCCGGACTGACCGCCGCCTACGTGCTGAACCGGCGGGACCGCGTCACCGTCTTCGAGGCAGACGCCCGGCTCGGCGGCCACGCCCACACCCATGACGTGCCCCAGGCCGACGGCTCCGTGCTCGGCATCGACACCGGCTTCATCGTCCACAACGAACGGACCTACCCCACCCTGCTGCGGCTCTTCCGAGAACTGGGCGTGCAGACCCAGGACTCGGAAATGAGCATGTCCATCCGCTGCGACGGCTGCGGCCTCGAGTACGCGGGCGCCCGGGGAGGCGCTCGCGGGATCATCCCGCGGCCCTCCACCCTGCTGCGCGGCCGCTACCTCAAAATGCTGCTGGAAGTCGGGCGCTTCTACCGCCGGGCCCGCGCCCTGCTCGCGGAGGCCGACGCCGACGGGGCCGCCAAGGCCGGGATTCCCGAGCTGACCCTGGGCGAGTTCCTGGACCGGGAGAAATTCAGCAGCTACTTCATCGTGCACTTCATGACCCCGGTGGTCAGCGCCGTCTGGTCCTGCGACCCGACCACCGCGCTGGCGTACCCGGCCCGCTACCTCTTCACCTTCCTCGGCCACCACGGGCTCCTCGGCGTCAAGGGCTCCCCGCAGTGGCGCACGGTCACCGGCGGCTCGCGGAGCTACGTGGACAAACTCGCCGCCACGCTTCCGGACATCCGCCTCGCCGCCCCGGTCGCCCGCGTCCGGCGCCACGCCAGCGGGGTCGACATCACCACGGAAAACGGCACCGAGACCACCGAGACCTTCGACGCCGTCGTGATCGCCACCCACCCGGCGCAGGCGCTGCGTATGCTCGCGGACGCCTCGCCCGCCGAGCGGGAGGCGCTCGCCGGCATGCCCTACTCGGTCAACCACACCGTCTTCCACCGCGACGACGCCGTGCTGCCCGCCAGCGACAACGCCAAGGCCTCCTGGAACTACCGGCTGCCCTCCTGCGACGCCCGCCCGGACCGGGTGCTGGTCAGCTACGACATGACCCGGCTGCAGCGGCTGGAACCGGCGGACGGCAAACGCTACATTGTCAGCCTCGGCGAGTCGGAGCTGATCGGCGACGGCACCGTCTTGGAGCAGATGGTCTATGAGCACCCGCAGTACACCCCGGCTTCGCTGCGCGCCCAGCAGCAGATCCTGGGCCTCGGCGACAGCCGCCTGGCGTTCGCCGGCGCGTACCACGGCTGGGGCTTCCACGAGGACGGTGCGCTCTCCGGCGTCCGCGCCGCAGCCAGGCTGGGCCGCGACTGGGAAGACCGCGTCGCGGGGCCGCAGGCCGCGGAACTTCAGACATCCCTGGAGGGCGCATGA
- the metE gene encoding 5-methyltetrahydropteroyltriglutamate--homocysteine S-methyltransferase, giving the protein MTEQHNTPFPSASILGYPRIGRRRELKKAVEAYWAGKIDAAALDAAAKGIQLGTAQRLQGLGLTEAAAVPGTFSYYDQVLDAAAHLGAVPARFGNLLNAEGQLDIDGYFTLARGTKDQQPLEMTKWFDTNYHYLVPEIGPETRFALTSNRIVEEFEYALANGVETRPYVVGPVTFLLLSKASDDAPAGFSPLSRLEDVLPVYTALLQKLAAAGASWVQLDEPALVVDQVTPAAEIDAAVARSYEVLAAARNRPQLFVSTPYGALDGQLGTLAATGIDALHLDVFKGEVPSAAALAGLGNKTLVAGVVDGHNIWRNDLAASAAKIAGLQKSVARLAVSTSTSTQHVPHDVDEESQLSAQLLSWLAFADQKAAEVVTLAGLLTDPDAVRPAIDEATRIIADRAAADGVRRAEVRNRTAALTDADFSRSAYGVREAAQAEALHLPPLPTTTIGSFPQTAEIRTARARATKGELTTEQYEQLMKDEIKRVVELQEELGFDVLVHGEPERNDMVQYFAENLEGFDVTVHGWVQSYGSRCTRPSILWGDVTRSAPITVEWARYAQSLTNKPMKGMLTGPVTILAWSFVRDDQPLGETANQVALALRDEIADLEAAGIKVIQVDEPALRELLPLRKAEQAAYLDWSVKSFRLATAGAADSTQVHTHLCYSEFGAIIDAIDGLDADVTSIEAARSRMEVVHDLESHGFGRGVGPGVYDIHSPRVPGEQEVTELLGTAVKHVPSRQLWVNPDCGLKTRGYAETEESLRNLVHAARTVRAGLLEAAK; this is encoded by the coding sequence ATGACTGAACAGCACAACACCCCCTTCCCGTCCGCCTCGATCCTCGGCTACCCGCGCATCGGCCGCCGCCGCGAGCTCAAGAAGGCGGTCGAGGCCTACTGGGCCGGCAAGATCGACGCCGCCGCCTTGGACGCCGCCGCCAAGGGCATCCAGCTCGGCACCGCCCAGCGCCTGCAGGGCCTGGGGCTGACCGAGGCCGCCGCCGTCCCCGGCACCTTCTCCTACTACGACCAGGTGCTCGACGCGGCAGCCCACCTCGGCGCCGTGCCCGCCCGCTTCGGCAACCTTCTGAACGCCGAGGGCCAGCTCGACATTGACGGCTACTTCACCCTGGCCCGCGGCACCAAGGACCAGCAGCCGCTGGAAATGACCAAGTGGTTCGACACCAACTACCACTACCTCGTCCCGGAAATCGGCCCTGAAACGCGCTTCGCGCTGACCTCCAACCGGATCGTCGAGGAATTCGAATACGCCCTCGCCAACGGGGTGGAAACCCGACCGTACGTCGTCGGTCCGGTCACGTTCCTGCTGCTGAGCAAGGCCTCCGACGACGCCCCGGCCGGCTTCAGCCCGCTGTCCCGCCTCGAGGACGTCCTCCCGGTCTACACCGCCCTGCTCCAGAAGCTGGCCGCCGCCGGCGCCAGCTGGGTCCAGCTCGACGAGCCCGCCCTCGTGGTGGACCAGGTCACCCCGGCAGCGGAAATCGACGCCGCCGTCGCCCGCTCCTATGAGGTCCTTGCCGCCGCTAGGAACCGCCCGCAGCTGTTCGTCTCCACCCCGTACGGTGCGCTGGACGGCCAACTTGGCACCCTTGCGGCCACCGGCATCGACGCCCTGCACCTGGATGTCTTCAAGGGTGAGGTCCCCTCGGCCGCCGCGCTGGCCGGGCTGGGCAACAAGACCCTCGTAGCCGGCGTCGTGGATGGCCACAACATCTGGCGGAACGACCTTGCTGCCTCCGCGGCGAAGATTGCCGGGCTGCAGAAGTCCGTGGCCCGGCTCGCCGTCAGCACCTCCACGTCGACCCAGCACGTCCCGCACGACGTCGACGAGGAGAGCCAGCTCTCCGCGCAGCTGCTCAGCTGGCTGGCCTTCGCCGACCAGAAGGCCGCCGAGGTGGTCACCCTGGCCGGCCTGCTCACCGATCCCGACGCCGTCCGGCCGGCCATCGACGAGGCCACCCGCATCATCGCCGACCGCGCGGCAGCCGACGGCGTCCGCCGGGCCGAGGTCCGGAACCGCACCGCCGCCCTGACCGACGCCGACTTCAGCCGTTCGGCCTACGGCGTCCGCGAGGCCGCGCAGGCCGAGGCCCTGCACCTGCCGCCGCTGCCGACCACCACCATCGGCTCCTTCCCGCAGACCGCCGAGATCCGCACCGCCCGGGCCCGCGCCACCAAGGGCGAGCTCACCACGGAGCAGTACGAGCAGCTGATGAAGGACGAGATCAAGCGCGTGGTGGAGCTGCAGGAAGAGCTCGGCTTCGACGTCCTGGTCCACGGCGAGCCCGAGCGCAACGACATGGTCCAGTACTTTGCCGAGAACCTCGAAGGCTTTGACGTCACCGTGCACGGCTGGGTCCAGTCCTACGGTTCCCGCTGCACCCGCCCGTCCATCCTCTGGGGCGATGTCACCCGCAGCGCCCCGATCACGGTGGAATGGGCCAGGTACGCGCAGTCCCTGACGAACAAGCCGATGAAGGGCATGCTCACCGGCCCGGTCACCATCCTCGCCTGGTCCTTCGTCCGCGACGACCAGCCGCTCGGCGAGACCGCCAACCAGGTGGCCCTGGCGCTCCGCGACGAGATCGCGGACCTCGAAGCCGCCGGCATCAAGGTCATCCAGGTCGACGAGCCCGCGCTGCGCGAACTCCTGCCGCTGCGCAAGGCCGAGCAGGCCGCGTATTTGGACTGGTCCGTGAAGTCCTTCCGCCTCGCCACCGCCGGCGCCGCCGACAGCACCCAGGTCCACACACACCTGTGCTACTCGGAGTTCGGCGCGATCATCGACGCGATCGACGGCCTCGACGCCGACGTCACCTCGATCGAGGCCGCCCGGTCCCGCATGGAGGTTGTCCACGACCTTGAGTCCCACGGCTTCGGCCGCGGTGTGGGTCCGGGCGTCTACGACATCCACTCGCCGCGCGTCCCGGGGGAGCAGGAAGTCACCGAGCTGCTCGGCACCGCGGTGAAGCACGTCCCGTCCCGCCAGCTTTGGGTCAACCCGGACTGCGGCCTGAAGACCCGTGGCTACGCCGAGACCGAGGAGTCCCTGCGCAACCTGGTGCACGCCGCCAGGACGGTCCGCGCGGGGCTGCTGGAAGCGGCCAAGTAA
- a CDS encoding DUF2004 domain-containing protein, which produces MSKVASQHFGEIELNHGRDHNFAAKHELAGQPLELDLSVNAHDHFDEAAMHKVDYRLRFLPELVDQVREMIAEELEQEGTSPQEYLRFHCNAIKPEHLKQVFGVTDKAQLTNQVFLKALKLGHVGIFPGQPERYFVLDFTLGSHFTDEILVASADEDGVVDDEILWES; this is translated from the coding sequence ATGAGCAAGGTAGCGAGCCAGCACTTTGGAGAGATCGAGCTCAACCACGGGCGTGACCATAATTTCGCGGCGAAACACGAACTTGCGGGCCAGCCCCTGGAACTTGACCTCAGTGTCAACGCGCATGACCACTTCGACGAGGCGGCCATGCACAAGGTTGACTACCGGCTGCGTTTCCTGCCCGAGCTCGTGGACCAGGTCCGCGAAATGATCGCCGAGGAGCTGGAGCAGGAAGGCACCAGCCCGCAGGAATACCTCCGCTTCCACTGCAACGCCATCAAGCCCGAGCACCTGAAGCAGGTCTTTGGTGTCACCGACAAGGCGCAGTTGACCAACCAGGTTTTCCTCAAGGCCCTGAAGCTGGGTCACGTGGGCATCTTCCCCGGCCAGCCGGAACGCTACTTTGTCCTGGATTTCACCCTGGGCTCCCACTTCACCGACGAGATCCTGGTGGCCTCCGCGGACGAGGACGGCGTCGTCGACGACGAGATCCTCTGGGAATCCTGA
- the nrdH gene encoding glutaredoxin-like protein NrdH — MTVTVYTKPACVQCNATYRALDKKGIAYQSVDISQDAEALERLKSLGYMQAPVVVTDQDHWSGFRPDKIEELAQAAAVAVA; from the coding sequence ATGACCGTTACGGTTTACACGAAGCCGGCTTGCGTGCAGTGCAACGCCACCTACCGCGCTCTCGACAAGAAGGGCATCGCTTACCAGAGCGTCGACATCTCCCAGGATGCCGAGGCCCTCGAACGCCTCAAGTCCCTGGGCTACATGCAGGCCCCGGTCGTCGTCACCGACCAGGACCACTGGTCCGGCTTCCGCCCGGACAAGATCGAAGAACTGGCGCAGGCCGCCGCCGTCGCGGTCGCCTGA
- a CDS encoding aldehyde dehydrogenase family protein, with product MQTVAATVARAREVFDNGTTRPLAWRLEQLGSLRRMLVERREDFAAALAGDLGKHETEAQLTEIGFVTAEAAHLEKHLEAWLRPRPVSVPLAVQPAKAWTELTPLGVVLVIGPWNYPLQLLLAPLAGALAAGNTVVLKPSEHAPATSAALARWIPEYLPGAAQVVEGGIPETTELLALRFDHIFFTGGEAAAKVVLRAAAEHLTPVTLELGGKSPAYVDASTDLAKAAKRLAWGRFMNAGQTCVAPDYILATEDVLAPLERELVKAIRALFGEDSARSDSYGRIINERHFDRLAALADGSTVVHGGGRDAASRHFAPTLLRPAPGDAVMGEEIFGPLLPLVPVSGRDEAIRMINAGPKPLALYVFSNDAGTRRAFSEQTSSGALCFDVPAAHLTVPGLPFGGVGNSGMGAYHGEHSLRTFSHERSTLSKPLRPDTLELIYPPYSKAKHRIISLLVAPAGKLGGKAGKKPGKKTGEGTGQL from the coding sequence ATGCAGACCGTCGCCGCCACCGTTGCCCGTGCCCGTGAAGTTTTTGACAACGGAACCACCCGTCCGCTGGCGTGGCGGCTGGAACAGCTCGGCAGCCTCCGGCGGATGCTGGTCGAACGGCGCGAGGATTTCGCCGCTGCGCTCGCGGGCGACCTGGGCAAACACGAAACCGAGGCGCAGCTGACCGAGATCGGTTTTGTCACGGCCGAGGCCGCGCACCTGGAGAAGCACCTGGAGGCCTGGCTGCGCCCCCGGCCGGTGTCCGTGCCGCTCGCCGTCCAGCCGGCCAAGGCCTGGACCGAGCTCACCCCGCTCGGCGTGGTGCTGGTCATCGGCCCGTGGAACTACCCGCTGCAGCTGTTGCTCGCGCCGCTGGCCGGGGCCCTGGCCGCCGGTAACACCGTGGTGCTCAAGCCCAGCGAGCACGCCCCGGCCACCTCCGCCGCCCTGGCCCGCTGGATTCCCGAGTACCTGCCGGGCGCGGCCCAGGTTGTTGAAGGCGGCATTCCCGAGACCACGGAGCTGCTGGCCCTGCGCTTTGACCACATCTTCTTCACCGGCGGGGAGGCGGCGGCCAAGGTGGTGCTGCGCGCCGCCGCCGAGCACCTGACGCCGGTGACCCTAGAACTGGGCGGCAAGTCCCCCGCCTACGTGGACGCCTCCACCGACCTGGCCAAGGCGGCAAAGCGGCTGGCTTGGGGCAGATTCATGAACGCCGGGCAGACCTGCGTGGCCCCGGACTACATCCTCGCCACAGAGGACGTGCTCGCGCCGCTGGAACGCGAGCTGGTCAAGGCTATCCGGGCCCTCTTCGGGGAGGATTCAGCCCGGAGCGACTCGTACGGCCGGATCATCAACGAACGGCACTTTGACCGGCTGGCCGCGCTCGCGGACGGCAGCACCGTGGTGCACGGCGGCGGGCGCGACGCCGCCAGCCGGCACTTCGCCCCCACCCTGCTGCGGCCCGCTCCCGGCGACGCGGTGATGGGGGAGGAAATTTTCGGCCCGCTGCTGCCGCTGGTCCCGGTGAGCGGGCGGGACGAGGCAATCCGGATGATCAATGCCGGCCCGAAGCCGTTGGCCCTGTACGTGTTCAGCAACGACGCCGGCACCCGCCGGGCATTCTCCGAACAGACCTCCTCGGGGGCGCTGTGCTTCGACGTTCCGGCCGCGCACCTGACGGTGCCCGGGCTGCCGTTTGGCGGGGTGGGGAACAGCGGCATGGGCGCGTACCACGGCGAACATTCGCTGCGGACCTTCTCGCACGAACGCTCCACCCTGTCCAAGCCCCTCCGGCCGGACACGCTGGAGTTGATCTACCCGCCCTACAGCAAGGCCAAGCACCGGATCATCAGCCTCCTCGTGGCGCCGGCCGGGAAACTCGGCGGGAAGGCAGGCAAAAAGCCCGGCAAGAAGACCGGGGAGGGCACCGGCCAGCTGTAG
- a CDS encoding class I SAM-dependent methyltransferase yields MTEATGSQPVEKNPAQTTIAPQHATQSHAAHSNATQSNPGVPYTVPQPPAVVDAGIWPSIAAVPSSLKARLAGRVADAIFRAAVRSLPLEVRYPDGTVLGKAAAGDSPSGEPYPVMTMNRPEAFAARLGDGGLIGLGESYMAGDWDADNLTAVMEVFAARVGTLVPEPLQKLRGLYLPRTPRTERNSEQNTRSNISRHYDLSNELFATFLDSTMTYSSALFPESGDALGHVAWDGLAAAQQAKIDRLLDKAGVTEGTRVLEIGTGWGELALRAAARGATVYSVTLSSEQQELARQRVAEAGYADAVTIELKDYRAVEGEYDAVVSVEMIEAVGYEYWATYFQTIERVLAPGGKVAIQAITIGHDRLIATRTSYTWVHKYIFPGGVIPSVRAIEEITEKQTGLRVRERLAMGEHYAQTLRLWEERFMARGEEVRALGFDEIFQRMWLFYLCYSRAGFETGYLDVQQIVLDKAATKTVAGSAVATASGERTAG; encoded by the coding sequence ATGACCGAAGCGACCGGATCCCAGCCGGTGGAGAAGAACCCGGCGCAGACCACCATAGCGCCGCAGCACGCAACTCAATCCCACGCGGCACACTCCAACGCAACACAGTCCAACCCCGGCGTGCCCTACACGGTGCCGCAGCCGCCCGCCGTCGTCGACGCCGGGATCTGGCCCAGCATCGCCGCGGTGCCCTCGAGCCTCAAGGCCCGGCTCGCCGGCCGGGTCGCGGACGCGATCTTCCGCGCCGCCGTGCGCAGCCTCCCGCTTGAAGTTCGCTACCCGGACGGCACCGTCCTGGGCAAGGCCGCCGCCGGCGACTCCCCGTCCGGCGAGCCGTACCCCGTTATGACGATGAACCGCCCGGAAGCCTTCGCGGCGCGCCTGGGCGACGGCGGCCTGATCGGGCTGGGGGAGTCCTACATGGCCGGGGACTGGGACGCGGACAACCTCACGGCGGTGATGGAAGTCTTCGCCGCCCGCGTAGGGACGCTGGTGCCCGAGCCGCTGCAGAAGCTCCGCGGCCTCTACCTGCCCCGGACCCCGCGCACCGAGCGGAACTCGGAGCAGAACACCCGCTCCAACATCTCCCGGCACTACGACCTGTCCAACGAGCTCTTCGCGACCTTCCTGGACAGCACCATGACCTACTCCAGCGCGCTCTTCCCGGAGAGCGGCGATGCACTGGGCCACGTGGCGTGGGACGGACTGGCCGCCGCGCAGCAGGCCAAGATCGACCGGCTGCTGGACAAGGCCGGCGTCACGGAAGGTACCCGCGTGCTGGAAATCGGCACCGGCTGGGGCGAACTCGCCCTCCGGGCCGCCGCCCGCGGGGCCACGGTCTACTCGGTGACCCTCTCCAGCGAACAGCAGGAACTGGCACGCCAGCGCGTGGCCGAGGCAGGCTACGCCGACGCCGTCACGATCGAACTCAAGGACTACCGGGCCGTGGAGGGCGAGTACGACGCAGTCGTCTCGGTCGAAATGATCGAAGCGGTCGGCTACGAATACTGGGCCACCTACTTCCAGACGATCGAACGCGTACTGGCCCCCGGCGGCAAGGTCGCCATCCAGGCCATCACGATCGGCCACGACCGGCTGATCGCCACGCGGACCAGCTACACCTGGGTGCACAAGTACATCTTCCCGGGCGGCGTCATCCCCTCGGTCCGGGCGATTGAGGAGATCACCGAGAAGCAGACCGGACTCCGGGTCCGCGAACGCCTCGCGATGGGCGAACACTACGCCCAGACGCTGCGGCTGTGGGAGGAGCGCTTTATGGCCCGCGGCGAGGAGGTCCGCGCCCTCGGTTTCGACGAGATCTTCCAGCGGATGTGGCTGTTCTACCTCTGCTACTCCCGCGCCGGCTTCGAGACCGGGTACCTGGACGTCCAGCAGATCGTGCTGGACAAGGCGGCCACCAAGACAGTAGCCGGCAGCGCAGTTGCGACGGCTTCCGGCGAACGGACGGCGGGATGA